One Pleurocapsa sp. PCC 7327 DNA segment encodes these proteins:
- a CDS encoding TIGR04168 family protein → MSNYSNRLIKIAVIGDIHDRWEETDNLALQHLKVDLVLFVGDFGNESVEVVRRIASLEIPKAAIMGNHDAWYTASAWGRRQCPYDHEKEDWVQQQLDLLGEAHVGYGKLDFPQLNLSVVGSRPFSWGGPEWKNKEFLRDRYGVTNFKESTTKIVAAASQTACDTVIFLGHNGPFGLGDKPEDICGRDWEPLGGDYGDPDFAEAIDIVRATGKWIPLVTFGHMHHHLRHTRSRLRTAVTTSPEGTVYLNAASVPRIIRQAGETCRNFSLVTLQNGIVAEISLVWVGEELTIVSNHLLYRDRDSVLQPI, encoded by the coding sequence ATGAGTAATTATTCCAATCGTTTAATAAAAATTGCCGTAATTGGCGACATCCACGATCGCTGGGAAGAAACAGATAATCTTGCTCTCCAACATCTAAAAGTCGATCTCGTTCTCTTTGTCGGCGATTTTGGCAATGAATCGGTAGAAGTGGTTCGCCGGATTGCCTCTTTAGAAATTCCCAAAGCAGCCATTATGGGCAATCACGATGCTTGGTATACGGCATCGGCTTGGGGGCGCAGGCAATGTCCCTACGACCATGAAAAGGAAGATTGGGTACAACAGCAGCTAGACTTATTAGGAGAGGCACACGTCGGCTATGGCAAGTTAGATTTTCCCCAGTTGAACTTATCGGTTGTGGGCAGTCGTCCCTTTAGCTGGGGGGGACCTGAGTGGAAAAATAAAGAATTTCTGCGCGATCGCTATGGAGTAACTAATTTTAAAGAATCTACGACTAAAATTGTGGCGGCTGCCAGTCAAACCGCCTGCGATACAGTCATTTTTCTCGGTCATAACGGACCTTTTGGATTGGGAGACAAACCAGAAGATATTTGCGGTCGAGATTGGGAACCGTTAGGAGGAGATTACGGCGATCCCGATTTTGCCGAAGCAATAGACATAGTACGTGCTACCGGGAAATGGATTCCTCTGGTTACTTTCGGGCACATGCACCATCACTTACGCCACACGCGATCGCGATTGCGGACGGCTGTTACAACCTCTCCAGAAGGAACGGTTTATTTGAATGCAGCCAGCGTTCCTCGCATCATCAGACAAGCTGGAGAAACCTGTCGCAATTTTTCTCTGGTTACTTTACAAAATGGGATTGTGGCTGAAATATCCTTGGTTTGGGTAGGAGAGGAGTTGACAATCGTTTCTAACCATCTCCTTTACCGCGATCGCGATTCAGTTCTCCAACCTATTTAG
- a CDS encoding YggT family protein: MDIVNLGTWILGFFLGLAILLFILRIVLTWYPQVDLNRFPFNLVAWPTEPFLIPVRKIVPPLGGVDISPIIWVGICTLLREILLGQQGILTMALR, from the coding sequence ATGGATATTGTTAATTTAGGGACTTGGATACTCGGTTTTTTTTTGGGACTGGCAATCTTGTTATTTATCTTGAGGATCGTTTTAACTTGGTATCCTCAAGTCGATCTCAATCGCTTTCCCTTCAATCTTGTCGCTTGGCCGACCGAACCTTTTCTCATACCAGTACGAAAAATCGTACCCCCTCTCGGTGGCGTTGATATTAGCCCAATTATTTGGGTGGGAATATGTACTTTGTTGCGGGAGATTCTACTAGGACAGCAGGGAATTTTGACGATGGCATTGCGTTAA
- the rpmI gene encoding 50S ribosomal protein L35, giving the protein MPKLKTRKAAAKRFTATGSGKKIFRRKAYKNHMLYHKSSEQKRRRLSHIALVHESDEKEVRLMLPYL; this is encoded by the coding sequence ATGCCTAAACTAAAAACTCGTAAAGCAGCAGCAAAGCGCTTCACTGCTACCGGAAGCGGCAAGAAAATTTTTCGCCGTAAAGCTTACAAAAATCACATGCTGTACCATAAGAGTTCCGAACAAAAGCGTCGTCGCTTATCCCATATCGCTTTAGTTCACGAGAGCGACGAAAAAGAAGTTCGGCTGATGCTGCCATATTTATAA
- a CDS encoding HlyD family secretion protein, whose translation MAQVYLKEKEPEVRVDIPKQKRQLSPKLFVPMGLLAAAIAGTTWYFLSPAQVKPLEVSGRIEGYETNIGAKYAGRVNFIAVREGDRVRKGQTIVRMDDQDLNAQLKGAQARLNAAQQQERQARLQIDVLESQIREIQLNRQQAQGEASGRVLQAESTLASSIAQLNEARANLEQAKAQLKLAQTDRDRYAKLVSQGAVTQQEFDQRQTAFETAQATVQARQSSVESAQKLVRAAQGQLQQAKTAELNPDVRAMQIQSLRTQVAQARLKQAAAQAEVANAQATIQEIQSKISDLNIISPINGVVVTRSVEPGAVVTTGKTLLTVINPDEVYLRGFVPEGEIGKVKVGQPAKVFLDSAPDKPLSAKISAIDTQASFTPENIYFKEDRVRQVFGVKISIDRPDGLAKPGMPADAEIITQTQLSKTD comes from the coding sequence ATGGCTCAAGTCTATTTGAAAGAGAAAGAACCGGAAGTCAGGGTAGATATTCCCAAACAGAAGCGCCAACTATCTCCCAAACTGTTCGTTCCTATGGGCTTGTTAGCTGCTGCGATCGCCGGAACGACCTGGTATTTCCTCTCTCCGGCGCAAGTGAAACCGCTCGAAGTAAGCGGACGCATAGAAGGATACGAAACCAATATCGGCGCAAAATATGCCGGACGGGTTAATTTTATCGCTGTGCGAGAGGGGGATCGAGTTAGAAAAGGTCAAACGATCGTTCGCATGGACGACCAGGATCTGAATGCGCAACTGAAAGGGGCACAGGCGCGTTTAAATGCCGCCCAGCAACAAGAGAGACAAGCCCGCCTGCAAATCGACGTTCTAGAAAGCCAAATTCGAGAAATTCAATTGAATCGGCAACAGGCCCAGGGAGAAGCTAGCGGTCGGGTTTTGCAAGCCGAATCGACCCTCGCTTCGAGTATCGCCCAACTCAACGAAGCCAGGGCAAACTTAGAACAAGCGAAAGCGCAGTTGAAACTAGCACAAACCGATCGCGATCGCTACGCCAAATTAGTCTCCCAAGGCGCTGTTACCCAACAAGAATTCGACCAGAGGCAGACTGCCTTCGAGACTGCCCAAGCAACGGTACAGGCGCGCCAATCTTCAGTAGAATCAGCACAGAAACTGGTACGGGCTGCCCAAGGACAACTTCAACAAGCCAAAACTGCCGAGTTAAACCCAGATGTCCGCGCGATGCAAATTCAGTCATTGCGGACTCAAGTAGCACAAGCCCGTTTGAAACAGGCTGCTGCCCAAGCGGAGGTCGCGAACGCCCAAGCGACCATACAAGAGATTCAAAGCAAAATCTCCGACCTCAACATTATTAGTCCCATTAATGGCGTGGTCGTGACTCGTAGCGTCGAACCGGGCGCAGTCGTTACGACGGGGAAAACCCTGCTGACCGTCATCAATCCCGATGAGGTTTATCTGAGGGGATTTGTTCCCGAAGGAGAGATTGGTAAGGTCAAAGTCGGTCAGCCTGCGAAAGTCTTTCTTGACTCCGCACCCGATAAACCCCTTAGTGCCAAAATTAGCGCGATCGACACTCAAGCTTCATTTACGCCAGAAAATATTTATTTCAAAGAAGACCGCGTCAGACAAGTCTTTGGAGTCAAAATTAGTATCGATCGCCCCGACGGTCTTGCCAAGCCGGGAATGCCGGCCGATGCCGAAATTATAACCCAGACGCAGTTGTCTAAAACTGATTAA
- the rplT gene encoding 50S ribosomal protein L20 yields MTRVKRGNVARKRRKKILKLAKGFRGSHSKLFRTANQQVMKALRYAYADRRKRKRDFRRLWITRINAAARVQGISYSQLTGQLKKANIQLNRKMLAQLAVLDPQAFAKVVEVAGQN; encoded by the coding sequence ATGACAAGGGTAAAACGGGGTAACGTCGCTCGCAAACGCCGTAAAAAAATTCTTAAACTAGCCAAAGGCTTTAGAGGATCGCACTCAAAACTTTTCCGTACAGCCAATCAGCAGGTGATGAAAGCACTGCGCTATGCGTATGCCGACCGCCGCAAGCGCAAGCGCGATTTTCGTCGCCTCTGGATTACGCGCATCAATGCAGCCGCACGAGTGCAGGGAATAAGTTACAGCCAACTGACAGGTCAACTGAAAAAAGCTAATATCCAACTCAACCGGAAAATGCTAGCGCAGTTAGCCGTGCTAGATCCCCAGGCATTCGCCAAAGTTGTAGAAGTCGCAGGTCAGAATTAG